A region from the Cardiocondyla obscurior isolate alpha-2009 linkage group LG26, Cobs3.1, whole genome shotgun sequence genome encodes:
- the Liprin-alpha gene encoding liprin-alpha-1 isoform X16, whose product MWNMMCDVMPTIAEDSMSQRSSQFSGEDGNIEQLMVQMLDERDKMMESIREHQERLQEMEARLGEVEKERDALNRQLNANIPQEFSQLTKELAVARDSILEKEEEISELKAERNNTRLLLEHLECLVSRHERSLRMTVVKRQAVAQSGVSSEVEVLKALKSLFEHHKALDEKVRERLRVALERNTSLEEELAHTKEEFQQYKVSGHPSKALDDRPKENGQAEESQQQNKSSELSTWQRRVAELSGRVAELEETLSKTQKDLLKAQEAGLKLQRDLRENVAQKEDQEERIATLEKRYLNAQRESTSLHDLNEKLEQELQHKKAQLKLQEEKIAAIQEKLELAEQKLAQYAKLPEMEEQLKQRMEALTQVRRPNQQAQERHGSAEDRIQRLEAQLEEKNAEVMRVNQRLKMNEEHNTRLSTTVDKLLSESNERLQVHLKERMHALEEKNALTQELEKLRKVAEDLQNEKADIVKELGKARLEIDNVKRQMLQQEIAFNIQQTDALTRSLSPNAVDPGSFSRSASHSSFDTHSLPRRGGKRSMEDDSSKNYVARTLAEQEWEKLQQAHVLANVQQAFDVSSDAEGDGDNESIFSCTADVISPTGHTDAQTLALMLQEQLDAINKEIRLIQEEKQSTEARAEELESRVGSLEHMNLLARGRSLERTSPPLSGRSTPKSHHSPNRDYLHKYHTVSNHAPASMSPAHLHQYAASLASPGQLSESLPASQLQLSGEELHSVSERDSTGMGSGGSDAASPLTARSLRLERVVQALAHSQEELRRRTGQSGFPSGGFPTHSRHGQHNNGALNSGTPPSPLSSRHSSQDSLHKNNFSSVGLPIGQLSTSHLHIQSTMSPATAAAVAAAQKKKGIKSSLGRFFSKKEKIKGKDTPMPGDVPGMGGASTPADPDYGDNVCVAGTLGSKSDFDRRKKKSMLDSSRHELLAEAMKAGTPFALWNGPTVVAWLELWVGMPTWYVAACRANVKSGAIMSALSDTEIQREIGISNPLHRLKLRLAIQEMVSLTSPSAPKTSRTTLAFGDMNHEWIGNVWLPSLGLPQYRSTFMECLVDARMLDHLTKKDLRGQLRMVDSFHRTSLQYGISCLKRLNYDRHQLEERRRIAESTNMDVLVWSNDRVIRWVQSIGLKEYGNNLLESGVHGALIALDESFDANSFALTLQIPTQNTQARQLLEMEFSNLLSMATERRLDENSMKS is encoded by the exons ATGTGGAATATGATGTGCGACGTGATGCCGACAATCGCGGAGGACAGTATGAGCCAGCGGAGCTCGCAATTTTCCGGCGAGGATGGAAATATCGAGCAACTAATGGTGCAAATGCTGGACGAACGCGACAAGATGATGGAATCAATACGCGAGCATCAAGAGCGGTTACAGGAGATGGAGGCGCGATTGGGAGAGGTTGAAAAGGAACGAGACGCTTTGAATCGGCAGCTAAATGCAAATATTCCGCAG GAGTTTTCACAACTGACGAAAGAACTGGCGGTAGCGCGAGACAGCATCCtggaaaaggaagaagaaatttCCGAATTAAAAGCAGAACGAAACAACACACGG CTCTTATTAGAACATCTAGAATGTTTAGTATCACGGCATGAACGGTCGCTCAGGATGACGGTTGTAAAACGTCAAGCCGTTGCACAATCCGGTGTATCGTCTGAGGTGGAAGTACTTAAAGCTTTAAAAAGCCTTTTCGAACATCACAAGGCTTTGGACGAAAAG gTACGTGAGCGTTTGCGCGTGGCACTCGAAAGAAATACAAGTCTTGAAGAAGAACTAGCCCACACTAAAGAAGAG TTTCAACAATATAAAGTAAGCGGACATCCGTCGAAAGCGTTAGACGATAGACCTAAAGAAAATGGACAGGCGGAGGAAAGTCAGCAACAGAATAAG agcTCGGAATTAAGTACATGGCAACGACGAGTAGCAGAACTAAGTGGCCGTGTCGCGGAATTAGAGGAAACGCTATCCAAAACGCAAAAAGATCTTCTGAAAGCACAAGAGGCAGGTCTTAAACTGCAAAGAGATTTGCGAGAAAATGTGGCGCAAAAAGAGGACCAAGAGGAGCGAATAGCAACTCTAGAAAAACGATATCTCAATGCTCAACGAGAGTCTACTAGTCTTCATGACCTCAATGAGAAGCTGGAGCAAGAGTTGCAGCATAAAAAGGCTCAGCTAAAG ctcCAAGAGGAAAAAATTGCGGCTATACAAGAGAAATTAGAACTAGCGGAACAGAAATTAGCTCAATATGCTAAGTTACCAGAAATGGAAGAGCAATTAAAACAGAGGATGGAGGCTCTGACGCAGGTGAGGAGGCCCAACCAG CAGGCTCAGGAGAGGCACGGTAGCGCGGAGGATAGAATTCAAAGACTGGAAGCacaattagaagaaaaaaatgcagaaGTGATGCGTGTAAATCAACGACTAAAGATGAATGAGGAACATAACACACGTCTTAGTACAACCGTCGATAAACTTTTATCTG AATCCAATGAAAGATTGCAAGTGCATTTGAAAGAGAGAATGCACgcgttagaagaaaaaaatgcgctTACTCAGGAACtcgaaaaattaagaaaggTAGCGGAGGATCTCCAAAATGAAAAGGCTGATATAGTCAAAGAATTGGGCAAGGCGCGTCTAGAAATTGACAACGTTAAAAGACAAATGCTCCAACAggaaattgcatttaatattcaacaaaCGGACGCGTTAACGAGAAGTTTATCGCCGAATGCTGTTGATCCAGGCTCCTTTTCGAGGAGCGCAAGTCACAGCAGTTTCGACACACACTCGCTACCTAGAAGAGGAGGAAAACGGTCTATGGAAGATGATTCATCAAAG aattatgtAGCACGAACTTTGGCGGAGCAGGAGTGGGAAAAATTACAACAAGCACACGTTCTCGCTAATGTCCAACAAGCATTTGATGTTTCGAGTGACGCGGAAGGCGATGGGGATAACGAAAGTATCTTCAGTTGTACGGCAGACGTAATTAGCCCTACTGGACATACGGATGCCCAAACATTAGCACTAATGTTGCAAGAACAATTAGATgctattaataaagaaattagatTAATTCAG GAAGAAAAACAGAGTACGGAAGCACGTGCGGAAGAACTGGAGTCTCGTGTCGGTAGTCTTGAACATATGAATTTATTAGCGAGGGGCCGAAGCCTCGAACGAACATCGCCGCCATTGAGTGGGCGATCCACACCAAAATCACATCACAGTCCAAACAGGGATTATTTGCATAAGTACCACACCGTTAGTAATCAC GCACCGGCATCAATGTCTCCAGCGCATTTACATCAATATGCCGCTTCCTTGGCTAGTCCGGGCCAATTATCGGAATCTCTTCCCGCTAGTCAG TTACAGTTGTCGGGAGAAGAACTGCATTCGGTTAGTGAAAGAGATAGTACCGGTATGGGAAGCGGTGGCAGCGACGCGGCATCTCCTTTAACAGCCAGGTCGCTGAGATTAGAACGAGTCGTTCAAGCATTAGCTCACAGCCAAGAAGAACTTAGAAG ACGTACCGGACAAAGCGGATTTCCGAGTGGTGGTTTTCCCACGCACag CAGGCATGGGCAGCATAACAACGGCGCACTCAATTCTGGAACTCCTCCTTCCCCATTGTCCTCACGCCACAGCAGCCAGGACAGTTTGCACAAAAACAACTTCTCCAGCGTCGGACTACCCATTGGGCAATTATCAACTTCGCATCTGCATATACAGTCAACCATGAGTCCTGCCACGGCAGCCGCGGTCGCAGCggcgcaaaaaaagaaaggcatTAAAAGTAGCCTTGGTAGATTTTTCAGCAAAAAGGAAAAG ATCAAAGGAAAAGATACACCAATGCCAGGGGATGTACCAGGTATGGGAGGTGCAAGCACGCCAGCTGATCCAGATTATGGGGACAATGTGTGTGTAGCTGGCACGCTTGGGAGTAAAAGTGATTTCGATcgtaggaaaaagaaaag TATGTTGGATTCCTCGAGGCACGAGCTCTTGGCGGAAGCGATGAAAGCCGGAACGCCTTTCGCCTTGTGGAATGGACCAACAGTCGTCGCCTGGCTGGAACTCTGGGTGGGCATGCCAACGTGGTACGTCGCCGCTTGTCGAGCAAACGTTAAAAGCGGTGCTATTATGAGTGCTCTTAGTGATACCGAGATTCAGCGAGAGATTGGTATAAG TAATCCTTTACACCGATTAAAGCTAAGATTAGCAATTCAGGAAATGGTATCACTTACAAGTCCATCAGCGCCGAAAACTTCTCGCACAACATTAGCATTTGGTGATATGAATCATGAGTGGATAGGTAATGTCTGGTTACCGAGCCTCGGGCTGCCTCAATATCGATCCACTTTTATGGAGTGCCTTGTTGATGCTAGAATGCTCGATCATCTTACGAAGAAGGATCTTCGTGGTCAATTGAGAATGGTTGATAGCTTCCatag AACAAGTTTGCAGTACGGCATTTCTTGcttaaaacgattaaattatGATAGACATCAATTAGAAGAAAGAAGACGAATAGCAGAAAGTACTAATATGGATGTACTCGTGTGGAGTAACGATCGTGTCATAAGATGGGTACAGTCGATTGGTTTAAAG GAATACGGAAATAATCTCTTAGAATCGGGGGTGCACGGTGCGCTCATAGCTTTAGATGAAAGTTTCGATGCAAACAGTTTTGCATTAACTTTACAAATTCCCACACAGAATACACAG GCAAGGCAGTTGCTAGAGATGGAATTTTCCAATCTATTGTCCATGGCGACGGAAAGGCGTCTGGACGAGAATAGTATGAAATCCTGA
- the Liprin-alpha gene encoding liprin-alpha-1 isoform X19 has translation MRASHSECSVVIGQNETEQAASQQQPQQQQYQQHQLQQQQQQLQQSIQKPGTRKSTEVGNRLSNGSLDLTEQDSAVRVIDLQATLDKQSSELSTWQRRVAELSGRVAELEETLSKTQKDLLKAQEAGLKLQRDLRENVAQKEDQEERIATLEKRYLNAQRESTSLHDLNEKLEQELQHKKAQLKLQEEKIAAIQEKLELAEQKLAQYAKLPEMEEQLKQRMEALTQVRRPNQQAQERHGSAEDRIQRLEAQLEEKNAEVMRVNQRLKMNEEHNTRLSTTVDKLLSESNERLQVHLKERMHALEEKNALTQELEKLRKVAEDLQNEKADIVKELGKARLEIDNVKRQMLQQEIAFNIQQTDALTRSLSPNAVDPGSFSRSASHSSFDTHSLPRRGGKRSMEDDSSKNYVARTLAEQEWEKLQQAHVLANVQQAFDVSSDAEGDGDNESIFSCTADVISPTGHTDAQTLALMLQEQLDAINKEIRLIQEEKQSTEARAEELESRVGSLEHMNLLARGRSLERTSPPLSGRSTPKSHHSPNRDYLHKYHTVSNHAPASMSPAHLHQYAASLASPGQLSESLPASQLQLSGEELHSVSERDSTGMGSGGSDAASPLTARSLRLERVVQALAHSQEELRRRTGQSGFPSGGFPTHSRHGQHNNGALNSGTPPSPLSSRHSSQDSLHKNNFSSVGLPIGQLSTSHLHIQSTMSPATAAAVAAAQKKKGIKSSLGRFFSKKEKIKGKDTPMPGDVPGMGGASTPADPDYGDNVCVAGTLGSKSDFDRRKKKSMLDSSRHELLAEAMKAGTPFALWNGPTVVAWLELWVGMPTWYVAACRANVKSGAIMSALSDTEIQREIGISNPLHRLKLRLAIQEMVSLTSPSAPKTSRTTLAFGDMNHEWIGNVWLPSLGLPQYRSTFMECLVDARMLDHLTKKDLRGQLRMVDSFHRTSLQYGISCLKRLNYDRHQLEERRRIAESTNMDVLVWSNDRVIRWVQSIGLKEYGNNLLESGVHGALIALDESFDANSFALTLQIPTQNTQARQLLEMEFSNLLSMATERRLDENSMKS, from the exons ATGCGAGCGAGCCATTCTGAATGTAGTGTTGTGATCGGGCAGAATGAGACTGAGCAGGCAGCAAGCCAacagcagccgcagcagcaaCAGTACCAGCAGCATCAATTgcaacagcaacagcagcaactGCAACAATCGATACAAAAACCAGGTACAAGGAAGTCCACCGAAGTTGGTAATAGACTGAGCAATGGGAGTCTTGATCTAACCGAGCAGGATTCAGCAGTACGAGTAATAGATTTGCAAGCCACTCTCGACAAGCAG agcTCGGAATTAAGTACATGGCAACGACGAGTAGCAGAACTAAGTGGCCGTGTCGCGGAATTAGAGGAAACGCTATCCAAAACGCAAAAAGATCTTCTGAAAGCACAAGAGGCAGGTCTTAAACTGCAAAGAGATTTGCGAGAAAATGTGGCGCAAAAAGAGGACCAAGAGGAGCGAATAGCAACTCTAGAAAAACGATATCTCAATGCTCAACGAGAGTCTACTAGTCTTCATGACCTCAATGAGAAGCTGGAGCAAGAGTTGCAGCATAAAAAGGCTCAGCTAAAG ctcCAAGAGGAAAAAATTGCGGCTATACAAGAGAAATTAGAACTAGCGGAACAGAAATTAGCTCAATATGCTAAGTTACCAGAAATGGAAGAGCAATTAAAACAGAGGATGGAGGCTCTGACGCAGGTGAGGAGGCCCAACCAG CAGGCTCAGGAGAGGCACGGTAGCGCGGAGGATAGAATTCAAAGACTGGAAGCacaattagaagaaaaaaatgcagaaGTGATGCGTGTAAATCAACGACTAAAGATGAATGAGGAACATAACACACGTCTTAGTACAACCGTCGATAAACTTTTATCTG AATCCAATGAAAGATTGCAAGTGCATTTGAAAGAGAGAATGCACgcgttagaagaaaaaaatgcgctTACTCAGGAACtcgaaaaattaagaaaggTAGCGGAGGATCTCCAAAATGAAAAGGCTGATATAGTCAAAGAATTGGGCAAGGCGCGTCTAGAAATTGACAACGTTAAAAGACAAATGCTCCAACAggaaattgcatttaatattcaacaaaCGGACGCGTTAACGAGAAGTTTATCGCCGAATGCTGTTGATCCAGGCTCCTTTTCGAGGAGCGCAAGTCACAGCAGTTTCGACACACACTCGCTACCTAGAAGAGGAGGAAAACGGTCTATGGAAGATGATTCATCAAAG aattatgtAGCACGAACTTTGGCGGAGCAGGAGTGGGAAAAATTACAACAAGCACACGTTCTCGCTAATGTCCAACAAGCATTTGATGTTTCGAGTGACGCGGAAGGCGATGGGGATAACGAAAGTATCTTCAGTTGTACGGCAGACGTAATTAGCCCTACTGGACATACGGATGCCCAAACATTAGCACTAATGTTGCAAGAACAATTAGATgctattaataaagaaattagatTAATTCAG GAAGAAAAACAGAGTACGGAAGCACGTGCGGAAGAACTGGAGTCTCGTGTCGGTAGTCTTGAACATATGAATTTATTAGCGAGGGGCCGAAGCCTCGAACGAACATCGCCGCCATTGAGTGGGCGATCCACACCAAAATCACATCACAGTCCAAACAGGGATTATTTGCATAAGTACCACACCGTTAGTAATCAC GCACCGGCATCAATGTCTCCAGCGCATTTACATCAATATGCCGCTTCCTTGGCTAGTCCGGGCCAATTATCGGAATCTCTTCCCGCTAGTCAG TTACAGTTGTCGGGAGAAGAACTGCATTCGGTTAGTGAAAGAGATAGTACCGGTATGGGAAGCGGTGGCAGCGACGCGGCATCTCCTTTAACAGCCAGGTCGCTGAGATTAGAACGAGTCGTTCAAGCATTAGCTCACAGCCAAGAAGAACTTAGAAG ACGTACCGGACAAAGCGGATTTCCGAGTGGTGGTTTTCCCACGCACag CAGGCATGGGCAGCATAACAACGGCGCACTCAATTCTGGAACTCCTCCTTCCCCATTGTCCTCACGCCACAGCAGCCAGGACAGTTTGCACAAAAACAACTTCTCCAGCGTCGGACTACCCATTGGGCAATTATCAACTTCGCATCTGCATATACAGTCAACCATGAGTCCTGCCACGGCAGCCGCGGTCGCAGCggcgcaaaaaaagaaaggcatTAAAAGTAGCCTTGGTAGATTTTTCAGCAAAAAGGAAAAG ATCAAAGGAAAAGATACACCAATGCCAGGGGATGTACCAGGTATGGGAGGTGCAAGCACGCCAGCTGATCCAGATTATGGGGACAATGTGTGTGTAGCTGGCACGCTTGGGAGTAAAAGTGATTTCGATcgtaggaaaaagaaaag TATGTTGGATTCCTCGAGGCACGAGCTCTTGGCGGAAGCGATGAAAGCCGGAACGCCTTTCGCCTTGTGGAATGGACCAACAGTCGTCGCCTGGCTGGAACTCTGGGTGGGCATGCCAACGTGGTACGTCGCCGCTTGTCGAGCAAACGTTAAAAGCGGTGCTATTATGAGTGCTCTTAGTGATACCGAGATTCAGCGAGAGATTGGTATAAG TAATCCTTTACACCGATTAAAGCTAAGATTAGCAATTCAGGAAATGGTATCACTTACAAGTCCATCAGCGCCGAAAACTTCTCGCACAACATTAGCATTTGGTGATATGAATCATGAGTGGATAGGTAATGTCTGGTTACCGAGCCTCGGGCTGCCTCAATATCGATCCACTTTTATGGAGTGCCTTGTTGATGCTAGAATGCTCGATCATCTTACGAAGAAGGATCTTCGTGGTCAATTGAGAATGGTTGATAGCTTCCatag AACAAGTTTGCAGTACGGCATTTCTTGcttaaaacgattaaattatGATAGACATCAATTAGAAGAAAGAAGACGAATAGCAGAAAGTACTAATATGGATGTACTCGTGTGGAGTAACGATCGTGTCATAAGATGGGTACAGTCGATTGGTTTAAAG GAATACGGAAATAATCTCTTAGAATCGGGGGTGCACGGTGCGCTCATAGCTTTAGATGAAAGTTTCGATGCAAACAGTTTTGCATTAACTTTACAAATTCCCACACAGAATACACAG GCAAGGCAGTTGCTAGAGATGGAATTTTCCAATCTATTGTCCATGGCGACGGAAAGGCGTCTGGACGAGAATAGTATGAAATCCTGA
- the Liprin-alpha gene encoding liprin-alpha-1 isoform X18: MDRRRKVSNRISVVIGQNETEQAASQQQPQQQQYQQHQLQQQQQQLQQSIQKPGTRKSTEVGNRLSNGSLDLTEQDSAVRVIDLQATLDKQSSELSTWQRRVAELSGRVAELEETLSKTQKDLLKAQEAGLKLQRDLRENVAQKEDQEERIATLEKRYLNAQRESTSLHDLNEKLEQELQHKKAQLKLQEEKIAAIQEKLELAEQKLAQYAKLPEMEEQLKQRMEALTQVRRPNQQAQERHGSAEDRIQRLEAQLEEKNAEVMRVNQRLKMNEEHNTRLSTTVDKLLSESNERLQVHLKERMHALEEKNALTQELEKLRKVAEDLQNEKADIVKELGKARLEIDNVKRQMLQQEIAFNIQQTDALTRSLSPNAVDPGSFSRSASHSSFDTHSLPRRGGKRSMEDDSSKNYVARTLAEQEWEKLQQAHVLANVQQAFDVSSDAEGDGDNESIFSCTADVISPTGHTDAQTLALMLQEQLDAINKEIRLIQEEKQSTEARAEELESRVGSLEHMNLLARGRSLERTSPPLSGRSTPKSHHSPNRDYLHKYHTVSNHAPASMSPAHLHQYAASLASPGQLSESLPASQLQLSGEELHSVSERDSTGMGSGGSDAASPLTARSLRLERVVQALAHSQEELRRRTGQSGFPSGGFPTHSRHGQHNNGALNSGTPPSPLSSRHSSQDSLHKNNFSSVGLPIGQLSTSHLHIQSTMSPATAAAVAAAQKKKGIKSSLGRFFSKKEKIKGKDTPMPGDVPGMGGASTPADPDYGDNVCVAGTLGSKSDFDRRKKKSMLDSSRHELLAEAMKAGTPFALWNGPTVVAWLELWVGMPTWYVAACRANVKSGAIMSALSDTEIQREIGISNPLHRLKLRLAIQEMVSLTSPSAPKTSRTTLAFGDMNHEWIGNVWLPSLGLPQYRSTFMECLVDARMLDHLTKKDLRGQLRMVDSFHRTSLQYGISCLKRLNYDRHQLEERRRIAESTNMDVLVWSNDRVIRWVQSIGLKEYGNNLLESGVHGALIALDESFDANSFALTLQIPTQNTQARQLLEMEFSNLLSMATERRLDENSMKS; encoded by the exons ATGGACAGGCGGAGGAAAGTCAGCAACAGAATAAG TGTTGTGATCGGGCAGAATGAGACTGAGCAGGCAGCAAGCCAacagcagccgcagcagcaaCAGTACCAGCAGCATCAATTgcaacagcaacagcagcaactGCAACAATCGATACAAAAACCAGGTACAAGGAAGTCCACCGAAGTTGGTAATAGACTGAGCAATGGGAGTCTTGATCTAACCGAGCAGGATTCAGCAGTACGAGTAATAGATTTGCAAGCCACTCTCGACAAGCAG agcTCGGAATTAAGTACATGGCAACGACGAGTAGCAGAACTAAGTGGCCGTGTCGCGGAATTAGAGGAAACGCTATCCAAAACGCAAAAAGATCTTCTGAAAGCACAAGAGGCAGGTCTTAAACTGCAAAGAGATTTGCGAGAAAATGTGGCGCAAAAAGAGGACCAAGAGGAGCGAATAGCAACTCTAGAAAAACGATATCTCAATGCTCAACGAGAGTCTACTAGTCTTCATGACCTCAATGAGAAGCTGGAGCAAGAGTTGCAGCATAAAAAGGCTCAGCTAAAG ctcCAAGAGGAAAAAATTGCGGCTATACAAGAGAAATTAGAACTAGCGGAACAGAAATTAGCTCAATATGCTAAGTTACCAGAAATGGAAGAGCAATTAAAACAGAGGATGGAGGCTCTGACGCAGGTGAGGAGGCCCAACCAG CAGGCTCAGGAGAGGCACGGTAGCGCGGAGGATAGAATTCAAAGACTGGAAGCacaattagaagaaaaaaatgcagaaGTGATGCGTGTAAATCAACGACTAAAGATGAATGAGGAACATAACACACGTCTTAGTACAACCGTCGATAAACTTTTATCTG AATCCAATGAAAGATTGCAAGTGCATTTGAAAGAGAGAATGCACgcgttagaagaaaaaaatgcgctTACTCAGGAACtcgaaaaattaagaaaggTAGCGGAGGATCTCCAAAATGAAAAGGCTGATATAGTCAAAGAATTGGGCAAGGCGCGTCTAGAAATTGACAACGTTAAAAGACAAATGCTCCAACAggaaattgcatttaatattcaacaaaCGGACGCGTTAACGAGAAGTTTATCGCCGAATGCTGTTGATCCAGGCTCCTTTTCGAGGAGCGCAAGTCACAGCAGTTTCGACACACACTCGCTACCTAGAAGAGGAGGAAAACGGTCTATGGAAGATGATTCATCAAAG aattatgtAGCACGAACTTTGGCGGAGCAGGAGTGGGAAAAATTACAACAAGCACACGTTCTCGCTAATGTCCAACAAGCATTTGATGTTTCGAGTGACGCGGAAGGCGATGGGGATAACGAAAGTATCTTCAGTTGTACGGCAGACGTAATTAGCCCTACTGGACATACGGATGCCCAAACATTAGCACTAATGTTGCAAGAACAATTAGATgctattaataaagaaattagatTAATTCAG GAAGAAAAACAGAGTACGGAAGCACGTGCGGAAGAACTGGAGTCTCGTGTCGGTAGTCTTGAACATATGAATTTATTAGCGAGGGGCCGAAGCCTCGAACGAACATCGCCGCCATTGAGTGGGCGATCCACACCAAAATCACATCACAGTCCAAACAGGGATTATTTGCATAAGTACCACACCGTTAGTAATCAC GCACCGGCATCAATGTCTCCAGCGCATTTACATCAATATGCCGCTTCCTTGGCTAGTCCGGGCCAATTATCGGAATCTCTTCCCGCTAGTCAG TTACAGTTGTCGGGAGAAGAACTGCATTCGGTTAGTGAAAGAGATAGTACCGGTATGGGAAGCGGTGGCAGCGACGCGGCATCTCCTTTAACAGCCAGGTCGCTGAGATTAGAACGAGTCGTTCAAGCATTAGCTCACAGCCAAGAAGAACTTAGAAG ACGTACCGGACAAAGCGGATTTCCGAGTGGTGGTTTTCCCACGCACag CAGGCATGGGCAGCATAACAACGGCGCACTCAATTCTGGAACTCCTCCTTCCCCATTGTCCTCACGCCACAGCAGCCAGGACAGTTTGCACAAAAACAACTTCTCCAGCGTCGGACTACCCATTGGGCAATTATCAACTTCGCATCTGCATATACAGTCAACCATGAGTCCTGCCACGGCAGCCGCGGTCGCAGCggcgcaaaaaaagaaaggcatTAAAAGTAGCCTTGGTAGATTTTTCAGCAAAAAGGAAAAG ATCAAAGGAAAAGATACACCAATGCCAGGGGATGTACCAGGTATGGGAGGTGCAAGCACGCCAGCTGATCCAGATTATGGGGACAATGTGTGTGTAGCTGGCACGCTTGGGAGTAAAAGTGATTTCGATcgtaggaaaaagaaaag TATGTTGGATTCCTCGAGGCACGAGCTCTTGGCGGAAGCGATGAAAGCCGGAACGCCTTTCGCCTTGTGGAATGGACCAACAGTCGTCGCCTGGCTGGAACTCTGGGTGGGCATGCCAACGTGGTACGTCGCCGCTTGTCGAGCAAACGTTAAAAGCGGTGCTATTATGAGTGCTCTTAGTGATACCGAGATTCAGCGAGAGATTGGTATAAG TAATCCTTTACACCGATTAAAGCTAAGATTAGCAATTCAGGAAATGGTATCACTTACAAGTCCATCAGCGCCGAAAACTTCTCGCACAACATTAGCATTTGGTGATATGAATCATGAGTGGATAGGTAATGTCTGGTTACCGAGCCTCGGGCTGCCTCAATATCGATCCACTTTTATGGAGTGCCTTGTTGATGCTAGAATGCTCGATCATCTTACGAAGAAGGATCTTCGTGGTCAATTGAGAATGGTTGATAGCTTCCatag AACAAGTTTGCAGTACGGCATTTCTTGcttaaaacgattaaattatGATAGACATCAATTAGAAGAAAGAAGACGAATAGCAGAAAGTACTAATATGGATGTACTCGTGTGGAGTAACGATCGTGTCATAAGATGGGTACAGTCGATTGGTTTAAAG GAATACGGAAATAATCTCTTAGAATCGGGGGTGCACGGTGCGCTCATAGCTTTAGATGAAAGTTTCGATGCAAACAGTTTTGCATTAACTTTACAAATTCCCACACAGAATACACAG GCAAGGCAGTTGCTAGAGATGGAATTTTCCAATCTATTGTCCATGGCGACGGAAAGGCGTCTGGACGAGAATAGTATGAAATCCTGA